One Aquificaceae bacterium genomic region harbors:
- a CDS encoding nickel-dependent hydrogenase large subunit: MDALVITPRVCGICGHAHLIASVRAIEEALGIKPTEKARLVRNITQSLEVLQNHVKWFYLFMMPDFILLEERLRGLYEPFRGERWHTAINMASKIAKGIALFSGQWPHSSYAVPGGITSEPSVKELTSLRQILLELKHFFLSYVVGMEEAEFVKCLKEGSWQKFNGDAGLFLELCHREGLLTLGSSYDRLISGGGLYAPCGYFMKRVVHGRLKVDQIEELNAPSYSGAKPVRYKGMPFETGPLARQLMSGNLMVKSMHKEFKDSFAVRVLARVLEVWSIVEVIELWIERLKEVLQEKSTSLGRFPSKATGIGYGIVEAARGTLIHRLSVRNGTIQDYAIITPSQWNLGPRCENFLGVAEKAMVGLKSKLHAQMVLRSFDLCSVCTTH; encoded by the coding sequence CGTGATAACACCGAGGGTCTGTGGCATATGCGGTCATGCGCATCTTATAGCGTCAGTTAGAGCAATAGAGGAAGCCCTCGGTATAAAGCCAACGGAGAAGGCAAGACTTGTAAGAAACATAACACAAAGCCTTGAAGTTCTACAGAACCACGTGAAATGGTTTTACCTGTTTATGATGCCTGACTTTATTCTTTTGGAAGAAAGGCTCAGAGGTCTTTACGAGCCCTTTAGAGGTGAAAGATGGCACACAGCTATAAACATGGCTTCAAAAATAGCAAAGGGAATAGCTCTATTCTCTGGTCAGTGGCCCCATTCATCCTATGCAGTGCCCGGTGGCATAACCTCAGAACCCTCTGTAAAAGAGCTAACATCCCTTAGGCAGATACTTCTTGAGCTGAAGCACTTTTTCCTAAGCTATGTGGTAGGCATGGAAGAGGCTGAGTTTGTCAAGTGTTTAAAGGAAGGAAGCTGGCAGAAGTTCAATGGTGATGCTGGGCTTTTCCTTGAGCTTTGCCATAGGGAAGGTTTGCTCACCTTGGGAAGCTCTTACGACAGGCTTATAAGCGGTGGCGGTCTTTATGCCCCTTGTGGCTACTTTATGAAAAGGGTAGTGCATGGAAGGTTGAAGGTTGACCAGATTGAAGAGCTTAATGCACCCTCTTATTCGGGAGCTAAGCCTGTAAGGTACAAAGGCATGCCCTTTGAGACAGGACCCCTCGCAAGACAGCTTATGTCGGGAAACCTTATGGTAAAGAGTATGCACAAAGAGTTCAAAGATTCCTTTGCAGTGCGTGTGCTGGCAAGGGTTCTTGAAGTATGGAGTATAGTTGAAGTCATAGAGCTTTGGATAGAGAGGTTAAAGGAAGTGCTACAGGAGAAATCTACAAGCCTTGGAAGATTCCCCTCAAAGGCTACGGGTATAGGATACGGCATAGTGGAGGCGGCAAGAGGCACACTCATACACAGGCTTAGCGTAAGGAATGGAACTATACAAGATTACGCTATAATCACACCTTCCCAATGGAACCTTGGTCCAAGGTGTGAAAACTTTCTTGGTGTAGCGGAAAAGGCGATGGTTGGTTTAAAAAGTAAACTTCATGCCCAGATGGTGCTCAGGAGTTTTGACCTGTGTTCTGTATGCACAACCCACTGA
- the hypE gene encoding hydrogenase expression/formation protein HypE — MKRIRLSEGGGGQETWKLIRELFLKYLGNPILSALEDSSIVKLSSKIAFTTDAFTVKPLFFRGGDIGKLAVAGTVNDLAVMGAKPLYMSVSFIIEEGFPYEELEKIVKSMAKTAEEVGVLFVAGDTKVVPSGQADGVFISTSGIGEVIYEGLSCRNVKEGDAIIVSGPIGDHGACVLAQREGFEFGEDFGSDCQPLWDLVEHLLKSGVEVHAMRDPTRGGLSAVLHEWAQSSMVSFLVEEEKIPIRQEVLGLCEFLGLEPYHLACEGRVVLAVKREDAEKALEVLKEHPKAKEASLIGYAVKPEGRPAVVLRTPYGTKRFLEPPAGELLPRIC; from the coding sequence ATGAAGAGGATAAGACTTTCTGAAGGCGGTGGTGGTCAGGAAACTTGGAAGTTAATAAGGGAGCTTTTCTTGAAATACCTTGGAAATCCTATCCTCTCCGCCCTTGAGGACTCTTCTATTGTTAAGCTCTCTTCAAAGATAGCCTTCACCACGGACGCCTTTACCGTGAAGCCTCTCTTTTTCAGAGGTGGAGACATAGGAAAGTTGGCAGTTGCAGGCACCGTGAACGACCTTGCGGTAATGGGAGCAAAGCCCCTTTATATGTCCGTCTCCTTCATAATAGAAGAGGGATTCCCTTACGAAGAGCTGGAGAAGATAGTAAAAAGTATGGCAAAGACCGCAGAAGAGGTTGGAGTGCTCTTTGTGGCAGGTGATACAAAGGTTGTTCCCTCGGGTCAGGCGGATGGCGTCTTTATAAGCACTTCTGGAATTGGTGAGGTCATATACGAGGGTCTATCCTGTAGAAATGTAAAGGAAGGCGATGCCATAATAGTCTCTGGACCTATAGGAGACCATGGTGCCTGCGTGCTTGCCCAAAGGGAAGGCTTTGAATTTGGTGAAGACTTTGGAAGCGATTGCCAACCCCTTTGGGACTTGGTAGAGCATCTTCTAAAAAGCGGTGTAGAGGTTCACGCCATGAGAGACCCAACAAGAGGAGGACTATCTGCAGTTCTTCATGAATGGGCTCAATCTTCTATGGTTTCCTTTCTCGTAGAGGAAGAAAAAATTCCTATAAGACAGGAAGTGCTTGGTTTATGTGAGTTCTTGGGCTTAGAACCTTACCATCTTGCCTGTGAGGGAAGAGTTGTATTGGCGGTGAAGAGAGAAGATGCGGAGAAGGCTTTAGAGGTCCTAAAGGAACATCCAAAGGCAAAGGAAGCCAGCCTTATAGGCTATGCGGTCAAGCCAGAGGGCAGACCAGCGGTTGTCCTTAGAACCCCTTACGGAACAAAAAGGTTTTTAGAGCCACCTGCTGGCGAGCTACTTCCAAGGATTTGCTGA
- the hypA gene encoding hydrogenase maturation nickel metallochaperone HypA, whose product MHEFSIVQSLFELIEEQVALHGAKRVLKVELLVGVLSGVEPHLLQLAFETFKEGTHAQDAELHIQIEKLKVFCFDCMEEFEKEELNALCPKCGGLNTEIRGGRDLLLKSLELET is encoded by the coding sequence ATGCATGAGTTTTCCATAGTGCAGAGCCTCTTTGAGCTTATAGAAGAGCAGGTAGCTCTTCATGGGGCTAAGAGGGTTCTTAAGGTTGAGCTTCTTGTGGGTGTCCTCTCTGGCGTTGAGCCTCACCTTCTCCAGCTTGCCTTTGAAACCTTCAAAGAGGGAACACATGCTCAGGATGCGGAGCTTCACATACAGATAGAAAAGCTCAAGGTTTTCTGCTTTGACTGTATGGAGGAGTTTGAAAAGGAAGAGCTAAATGCTCTCTGTCCCAAGTGCGGTGGACTAAACACAGAAATTAGAGGAGGAAGAGACCTTTTGCTTAAGAGCCTTGAATTGGAAACTTAG